GAGCGAACATGCCTTCTTCCCGAGCAGTCACCCGCGGCGTCGTCGTCGAAGTCGAATCCGCCTTCAGCGAGGCCCATTCCGAGCCCGCCCAGGGCAACTGGTTCTTCCTCTACACGATCCGCATCACCAACGAAGGCGACGAGCCCGTGCAGCTCATCAGCCGCCACTGGATCATCACCGACGGCAGCGGCGGCGAGGAAGAGGTGCGCGGCCCCGGCGTGGTGGGCAAGCAACCGGTGCTCTCGCCGGGCGAGAGTTTCGAATACACCTCGGGCTGCCCGCTCACCACCACCGTGGGCTCGATGCGCGGCACCTACCAGATGATCACTTCCGAGGGGGAGAGTTTTGAGGCGCAGGTGGCGCCCTTTACGCTGAGCCTCCCCTACGCATTGAATTGAGGGACCTGCCGTGGCCACTGCAATGAACCGGCTGGAACACGCCATCGCCAGTTTCGACGCCGAGAACGCCAAGGACCCGCGCCTCGAGATCGAGGGGGACGGCAACGAGTATCCGCGCGAGCTGCTCTACCACCAGAGGCTCTCGCGCTGGGTCAAGAAGCTGCGCCCCGCGGCGCCCGAGCACCTGACTCTTGCCGCGCGTTGCCAGCACATCCGCCGCTGGGACATCCCCCGCAGCGACTACCCCACCGGCAAGAAGGGCTACTACAACTGGCGCACGACCCTCTACAAGCACCACGCCGACATCGCCGAAAAGATCCTGCGCGAAGTCGGCTACGACGACGAGATCATCTCCCGCGTGCGCGACCTGCTGCTCA
This genomic interval from Chrysiogenia bacterium contains the following:
- the apaG gene encoding Co2+/Mg2+ efflux protein ApaG; this encodes MPSSRAVTRGVVVEVESAFSEAHSEPAQGNWFFLYTIRITNEGDEPVQLISRHWIITDGSGGEEEVRGPGVVGKQPVLSPGESFEYTSGCPLTTTVGSMRGTYQMITSEGESFEAQVAPFTLSLPYALN
- a CDS encoding DUF4202 domain-containing protein, which translates into the protein MNRLEHAIASFDAENAKDPRLEIEGDGNEYPRELLYHQRLSRWVKKLRPAAPEHLTLAARCQHIRRWDIPRSDYPTGKKGYYNWRTTLYKHHADIAEKILREVGYDDEIISRVRDLLLKKDIKDDPDSQTLEDAVCLTFIENGFAEFASKHDEEKLIGILQKTWAKMSEQGRSAALALEMPEDLRALVEKALG